One genomic window of Gracilinema caldarium DSM 7334 includes the following:
- the argF gene encoding ornithine carbamoyltransferase produces the protein MNPEMFKGRSLLTWKDYTSDEIRYLLDLSQEVKQQKKRGELHQRFAGKTLAMIFEKRSTRTRCAFETAFGEEGGHPVFLSTQDIQLGAKESIEDTARVLGRMFDAIEFRGFKQETVEKLAAYSGVPVYNGLTDQFHPTQVLADIMTLEEVFGTSKGKKLCFVGDGRNNVARSLMVICSKLGIHFTVVTPKVLQPDAALQSLCHQYGAESGCTIEITDDIQVVKGVDAIYTDVWVSMGEEAAREERYRLLKAYQVNQELMDTTGRSDTIFLHCLPAVKGEEVTQDVIDGPQSRAWDQAENRKHTIKAIMLATIQ, from the coding sequence ATGAATCCCGAAATGTTCAAAGGTCGGTCACTTCTTACCTGGAAAGATTATACGTCCGATGAAATCCGGTACTTACTGGATCTTTCTCAAGAAGTCAAACAGCAAAAAAAACGGGGAGAACTTCATCAACGTTTTGCAGGTAAAACCCTTGCTATGATTTTTGAAAAACGTTCAACCCGTACAAGATGTGCCTTTGAGACGGCTTTTGGCGAAGAGGGTGGGCATCCCGTATTTCTATCTACCCAGGATATTCAATTGGGCGCAAAGGAATCGATTGAAGATACAGCCCGGGTATTGGGCAGGATGTTCGATGCGATAGAGTTCCGTGGGTTTAAACAAGAAACGGTGGAAAAACTTGCAGCTTATTCAGGTGTCCCCGTTTATAACGGTCTCACCGATCAATTTCATCCAACTCAGGTTCTTGCTGATATTATGACCCTCGAAGAAGTATTTGGAACGAGTAAAGGAAAAAAACTTTGTTTTGTTGGTGATGGTAGAAACAATGTGGCTCGTTCCCTCATGGTTATTTGTTCTAAGCTGGGTATTCATTTTACCGTAGTTACTCCGAAGGTATTACAACCAGATGCAGCATTACAGAGCCTCTGTCATCAATATGGAGCAGAGAGCGGGTGTACAATCGAGATTACCGATGATATCCAGGTTGTAAAAGGCGTGGATGCAATCTATACCGATGTATGGGTGTCCATGGGAGAAGAGGCAGCCCGTGAAGAAAGGTACCGGCTTTTAAAAGCCTATCAGGTCAACCAGGAACTCATGGATACAACCGGTCGATCAGACACAATCTTTTTACATTGTCTACCTGCCGTAAAAGGCGAAGAGGTAACCCAGGATGTGATCGACGGGCCTCAAAGTCGGGCATGGGATCAGGCAGAAAATAGGAAACACACAATAAAAGCTATTATGCTGGCTACAATACAATAA